The Solanum dulcamara chromosome 2, daSolDulc1.2, whole genome shotgun sequence region CTTGTCATTCTTCCATTTTTTCCCTTGCTagttcccttttttttttttgacaagttaaagaaaaaggatatctttttatgaattaatttttgagattgagttagaTTCATGTATCATATTTTTACATGATATTAAAATTAGATTTATCTCTATTTGAACTTTTAATTCACGCTCCAGTTGAGCtcgaatataaaaaaaagtattagaatagataaaaaaagaagagataatatATAAGTAAACTTTAGTAAGACAAATATAAAACCTCCACCCGTGAGCATGAATCCATGAACCTAACCGTAACATGTAACCATCATCCATGTGAAGGTTGACTAAGAAATTTAGATAatgatcaaaaatatatatcaagtattaatattattatttttgtgagatatatattaattttttttattgaattatcATTTAATGTTTGTCAAAACATATTATGAAACTGATTAGattaagtatttgaaaataatcGTCAAAAGAGCGTGTGATAATTTAATTTTGCccataaaatttcttttatgtGACAGTTAATTCATTAATTTCAAAACGTGCTTTAATAAATAGTCAACGATAATTTAGATAAACacttaataattataaaaaagctcacgaaagaaaataaatacttcagttttttttttatcgttatcttttttttcaattaatttctttaattatCCATGTCGAGTGCCACACCATTCTTAAACCCAAAAAAAGTGTAAATTGCACATTATGAAAGATATATTTTGATAAGTAATTGATTATAGTTTCATGACTACTGTCAGTTCTCCACGTGCAGAGATGTCATTAATAAGGTGCACCAGCCACCAGCACCACTATATTCTTAACTTCTCACACATTTGCATTGAACTCTCGTAAACCcccccaaaaaattaaaaatggcaCTCAAATTCAACTGTTTCCTTGCCGGAACTCTCTTCTCCGCCGTGATGATCTCTTCCCTCTTCCTCCACATCTCCGCCGCACTCGGCGGCGGAGGAAAAGGTGGTTTACTCGGCGGTTGGAGGCCTATAACCGACACAAACGACGTTCAGGTGGTGGAGATCGGGAAATTCGCAGTGGATCAGCACAACAAGGAATCCAAATCCAAATTAGTGTTTAAACGAGTGGTGAAAGGAGAAACACAAGTCGTTGCCGGAACAAATTACCGGCTGGTCATCTCCACCACAGATGGCAGTCGTCGTAGCCGTAGCGGCTATAAATACTTGGCGGAAGTTTGGGATAAGCCATGGGAGAATTTTAGGAATCTCACTTCcttcaaaaaattataaagtgTTTAATTTTCTGCTGTTTTTGGTTGCAAAAATGTTGTGTTTCTTATTACTGTTGATTAGTGAGTTTGTTTACtgttaattt contains the following coding sequences:
- the LOC129878453 gene encoding cysteine proteinase inhibitor 1-like, with protein sequence MALKFNCFLAGTLFSAVMISSLFLHISAALGGGGKGGLLGGWRPITDTNDVQVVEIGKFAVDQHNKESKSKLVFKRVVKGETQVVAGTNYRLVISTTDGSRRSRSGYKYLAEVWDKPWENFRNLTSFKKL